TATGCGAGCGACAGTGCCTACGGTCATACTGGATGGACTGGGACGGTAACGATCATTGATCCGGAGATGGATTTAGGAATTGTTTTACTTACTAATAAAAAGCACTCTCCGCTCGTTAACCCTGTAGCCAATTCCAATCAGTTTTTTGGCGACCTCTTCAAAACAGGAAGCTATGGAAGTGTTGTGACTGCGATTTATGAAGCATTGGAAACGAATGAATGAATATCACCAAAAAGTTGAAGACCTCCCATTAGTTCATGTTGGGAGGTCTTTTTTCTTGTAATCGATTATGGCAGAATGTCTGACCGCTGTTGGTTTCCGAGCTGAAATTATACAGTTTGGGCAAGAATCAGATTTTTATATGCTCCGTCTTGATGGAGCAAGTTATCATGGGCACCTTGTTCGATGATTTCCCCATTTTGTACAACGATGATGCGATCGGCATGTTTAATTGTCGCTAATCTATGTGCAATGACAAGTGTAGTCCGATTTATCGAGAGTCGTTCCAATGCTTTCTGAACTGCTTTTTCGGTCTCGGTGTCTAGTGCGGAAGTGGCTTCATCGAGTATTAATATCGGTGGATTCTTTAGGAATATACGGGCAATCGAGACACGCTGCTTTTGCCCACCTGATAATTTCACTCCACGTTCTCCAATCAACGTATCCAAGCCTTCGGGCAATTGTTCGATCAAGTCATTTAATTGAGCATCTTCGATGGCTTGGGTCAATTGGGCTTCGGTTGCCTCGGTATTGCCGTACATGATGTTATCCCGAATCGTTCCATCAAATAAAAAGACATCTTGTTGTACGATGCCGATATGTTTTCTTAATGAAGTCAATTTGTATTCCCTGATATCGATGCCATCAATTTGAATACTTCCTGACTGGATATCGTAGAAGCGGGGCAGCAAACTGCATAATGTTGTTTTACCGCCGCCTGAAGCACCTACCAATGCAATCGTGTTACCTGCCGTTACGGAAAATGAGATATCCTTCAGTATCGTTCTGTCCGCTTCATAGCCAAAAGAAACATTTTCAAAAACTACATTACCTTTTACATGATCAACTTCGATCGCATCCTTGACATCATGAATATCTGGAAACATATCAACCAATTCCAGGTATCTTTTGAACCCTGCATAACCCTTTGGCAAGGTTTCCAAAATCGAGCTGATTTGTTTGATTGGTGCTATGAAGATATTGGATAGCATGATGAATGCCACGAATTCCCCATAAGTCATTTTTCCATGGATGACATACCATGCTCCGCAGCCTAACACGGTTAAGGCGACTAATTTCATAAGTATGAAGTTCATGGATGTACTCCACGCCATAATTTTATAAGCAAGTAGCTTTGTTAGGCGAAATTCTGAGTTGCTGCGATTGAATAACTGAATTTCATGAGCTTCTTTAGTGAAGGATTGGACAACGCGGATGCCACTAATATTATTTTCGATACGGGCATTATAATTCGCGATATCACCAAACATCATTTTGAAAGCCCTTGTCATTTTACGGCTGAAATAAACGGATAAGATTATTAAAAAAGGAACGACGGTAAATACGATAATGGCTAATTGCCAATTAATTTGAAACATGACAAAGAAGGCGCCAAAAATGGTCATGAACGCTATAAATAAATCCTCTGGACCATGGTGTGCGATTTCCCCGATATCCATTAAATCATTCGTCATCCTGGATACTAAATGTCCTGTTTTATTATTATCAAAAAATTTAAAGGATTGCTTTTGAAGCTTGGAGAATAGATTTTCCCTAAGATCCGTTTCGATATTTATACCAAGTTTATGTCCGTAGTAAGAAACGATGAAGTTTAATAGAGTACTTAATAAGTAGATGGAAAGAAGCACTATGCAAGCAATAATTATGTATTTCCAATTGTTAGATGGTAATAAGTCATCTATTATTCGGTTTACTGCCAGAGGGAAGACCAATTCTAAAACGGCAATTAAAACTGCACATGAAAAATCAATAATGAATAGCCTTTTATAAGGTTTATAATAATTTAAGAAACGCTTGATAACAGTCAACATGATATAACCTCATTTTTCCTTGATTTCATTATACATGAATCGAAATAGGTCCCCTTATGGGGGAAACAGGCAGAGGCCATCACTGTCTGTGATGGCCTCGTTTATTATTTCACTAAACTTTTTAAAACATTATCAATGATTTGTTCATTAGCGATTGCACCAGTGTATAACCAGCTTTCATCAGCAGAAAACTCATGAACATTTCCGGATTTTACAGCAGGAATGCTTTTCCATAAAGACTCATTCAAGGCTTCAGAGCCAGTGGCTTCATCACTATTGATCAAGAATAGGTGATCGGCATCCATTTCCACTAACTTCTCTAGAGAGATGGCGCTCCAGTTTCCTGTTGCACTAGCGGATATTTCCTTTACGACAGCCGGAACTTTCAAGCCTAAATCATCATACATGACAGCTCCGCTGGATAGGTTGTCGCTTACCACAAAGAATTTACCGCCGACTAGCCAAACGGCTGCCACGGAAGGATTATCCGTTTCTTTTTTTAAGGTTTCTTTCGCCTTTACAACTTTAGCATCATACTTTTCTAAAGCCTTCTTAGCGGCTTCTTCCTTCCCAAATACTTCTCCAACGCGCTTCAATTCATCACGCCAGTCATTGTTTACCTCGGTTCCGATTACATATGTAGGGGCGATTTTATTATATTGCTCATACTTTCCACCTTCAACCATGCTCGCAGAGTCCATGATGATTAAGTCCGGTTCCATTTTTTGAACAGCTTCAAAAGGGAGGTCATGTGGAATGGTAGGAATTCCATCAAGTTCGTCTTGTAAATACCCCTGTATACTTGCCCCATCTTTCACACTCCATTGAGCGACAGGCTTTATCCCAAGAGCGACAAGATTATCCTCAAGATATGTAGCGATGACACGTTTCGGATTAGCTGGGACAACTACCTTGTTCCCCATTGCATCCGTTAAGGTTCTTGTTTTGGCTTCTGCTTGTTGGTCTTTAGCTGAAGTTTGATCTGTTTTATTTGTAGAAGATTGACTATCCGTCGCTTCTTCGTCACCGCAGGCAGCTAAGGAAAGGGCTAATAATCCAGCGCCCATCGCCTGTAACATTTTTTTTGTGCTCAACACTTTATACATTTGAATCCTCCTAAAGATATGATAAAATATACCGTGGATGATAATGATTATCGATTTCAATTTCAATTAATTTAATTATAGAAACCACTCATTGTCAATCGTTATTTTGGGCATTTTCACTATAAAGAGAGTAGTTGTTAAGATGAATTCAAAAACAAAGATAGATAAGATACCGCAAAATACATATAAAAATAGATTAGTAAGTTTGATAATAATGATAGTAGGTATTGGCTTATTGCTCATTTCGGTCGTGGCTTCGATTAACTTTGGGGCTGCCGATTTAAGTTATCGTGATGTTTACAACGCATTATTTCAATTCGATGAAGATAATCCGGCACATACGATCATTCGGCAATTAAGGTTTCCACGTGCAGTCGCCGCTATATGTGTAGGAGCTGCTTTAGCCGTTTCCGGAGCGATCATGCAGGGAATGACAAGAAATCCATTGGCATCACCTTCGATAATGGGTGTAACGGCGGGTTCTTCATTCCTAATTGCAATTGCTCTCGTGGTTATACCAGGTATAACTTACCTTGGTTTAATGATGTTCTCTTTTGTAGGTGCAGGTTTAGGGGCAGCATTGGTTTTCGGGATTACATCGTTTTCGAGAGGCGGCATTACACCTGTAAAGCTCGCGTTGGCCGGCTCGGCCATTACCTCCTTGCTTAGCTCACTTTCTACGGCAGTCGGGATTAAATTCAATATTTCAAAGGACATAAGCTATTGGTTTGCTGGGGGAGTTTCAAGTGTGCAGCCGCAGCATGTTTTATTTACGCTGCCATTTATATTGGCCGGGCTATTGTTAGCTTTAGCCCTTTCGCGTTCTATTTCCATTCTCAGCCTAGGTGAAGAAGTGGCAAAGGGACTTGGACAAAATACAGGCATAGTGAAACTAATGGGAACGATTGTAGTATTGTTGCTGACGGGAGCTGCAGTATCAATAGCGGGAATGATAGGATTCATAGGTTTGGTCATTCCCCATATTACAAGGTTTCTGATAGGTAATGATTATCGGCTGATCATTCCATGTTCGGCAATTTTGGGTGGGGTGCTATTGATTGTGTCCGATATCGTCGGACGCATGGTGAATGCCCCATTCGAGACACCTGTTGGAGCCATAACAGCCATTATCGGTGTCCCCTTTTTCCTTTATTTAGCACGTAAAGAAGGGAGGGGATTATGATGAAGCATTCGGCCCCAAAAGAGGGATTGTATAAAAAACTGCTTTTCATAACTAGCGTTTTAACCGTTATTGTATTTTTCATTAGTATTAATGCG
The DNA window shown above is from Peribacillus sp. FSL P2-0133 and carries:
- a CDS encoding ABC transporter ATP-binding protein encodes the protein MLTVIKRFLNYYKPYKRLFIIDFSCAVLIAVLELVFPLAVNRIIDDLLPSNNWKYIIIACIVLLSIYLLSTLLNFIVSYYGHKLGINIETDLRENLFSKLQKQSFKFFDNNKTGHLVSRMTNDLMDIGEIAHHGPEDLFIAFMTIFGAFFVMFQINWQLAIIVFTVVPFLIILSVYFSRKMTRAFKMMFGDIANYNARIENNISGIRVVQSFTKEAHEIQLFNRSNSEFRLTKLLAYKIMAWSTSMNFILMKLVALTVLGCGAWYVIHGKMTYGEFVAFIMLSNIFIAPIKQISSILETLPKGYAGFKRYLELVDMFPDIHDVKDAIEVDHVKGNVVFENVSFGYEADRTILKDISFSVTAGNTIALVGASGGGKTTLCSLLPRFYDIQSGSIQIDGIDIREYKLTSLRKHIGIVQQDVFLFDGTIRDNIMYGNTEATEAQLTQAIEDAQLNDLIEQLPEGLDTLIGERGVKLSGGQKQRVSIARIFLKNPPILILDEATSALDTETEKAVQKALERLSINRTTLVIAHRLATIKHADRIIVVQNGEIIEQGAHDNLLHQDGAYKNLILAQTV
- a CDS encoding ABC transporter substrate-binding protein; the protein is MYKVLSTKKMLQAMGAGLLALSLAACGDEEATDSQSSTNKTDQTSAKDQQAEAKTRTLTDAMGNKVVVPANPKRVIATYLEDNLVALGIKPVAQWSVKDGASIQGYLQDELDGIPTIPHDLPFEAVQKMEPDLIIMDSASMVEGGKYEQYNKIAPTYVIGTEVNNDWRDELKRVGEVFGKEEAAKKALEKYDAKVVKAKETLKKETDNPSVAAVWLVGGKFFVVSDNLSSGAVMYDDLGLKVPAVVKEISASATGNWSAISLEKLVEMDADHLFLINSDEATGSEALNESLWKSIPAVKSGNVHEFSADESWLYTGAIANEQIIDNVLKSLVK
- a CDS encoding iron ABC transporter permease, with the protein product MIVGIGLLLISVVASINFGAADLSYRDVYNALFQFDEDNPAHTIIRQLRFPRAVAAICVGAALAVSGAIMQGMTRNPLASPSIMGVTAGSSFLIAIALVVIPGITYLGLMMFSFVGAGLGAALVFGITSFSRGGITPVKLALAGSAITSLLSSLSTAVGIKFNISKDISYWFAGGVSSVQPQHVLFTLPFILAGLLLALALSRSISILSLGEEVAKGLGQNTGIVKLMGTIVVLLLTGAAVSIAGMIGFIGLVIPHITRFLIGNDYRLIIPCSAILGGVLLIVSDIVGRMVNAPFETPVGAITAIIGVPFFLYLARKEGRGL